One genomic window of Saccopteryx bilineata isolate mSacBil1 chromosome 4, mSacBil1_pri_phased_curated, whole genome shotgun sequence includes the following:
- the ZDHHC4 gene encoding palmitoyltransferase ZDHHC4 isoform X1, translating into MLEGGMPELPAENYLNKRNIPRMDFLILFLFYVALVLIGGVMTCICSKTQYLKGLVKGGAQAFSYMIPGCLQRAMLGLLHYLFHTRNYAFVILHLILQGLVYTEYTCEIFGYCQELDFSMCYLLLPYLLLIVNLVFFTLSCVTDPGTVTKANELSFLQVYEFSEAMFPKNRRCSTCGVRKPARSKHCSVCNWCVHRFDHHCVWVNNCIGAWNAKYFFIYLLTLTASAAAMATVSAVFLVQLVMVSDLYLGTYVDDLGHSQAIDTVFLVQYLFLTFPRIVFLLGFVLVLSFLLGGFLCFALYLAATNQTTNEWYRGDRAWCQQCPHVAGARSAEPPVHRNIYSHGLWSNLREIFLPATAHYERKKK; encoded by the exons ATGTTGGAAGGAGGAATGCCAGAGCTGCCTGCTGAGAATTACCTAAACAAGAGGAATAT CCCCAGGATGGACTTTCTGATTCTCTTCTTGTTCTATGTGGCTTTAGTGCTGATTGGTGGCGTTATGACCTGCATCTGCTCAAAAACCCAATACCTGAAAGGCCTGGTCAAGGGAGGTGCACAG GCATTTTCCTATATGATTCCAGGATGCCTTCAGAGAGCCATGCTAGGATTGCTTCATTACCTCTTTCATACACG AAACTACGCCTTCGTCATCCTGCACCTCATCTTGCAAGGACTGGTTTATACAGAATACACCTGCGAAATATTTGGCTACTGTCAAGAGCTGGACTTCTCTATGTGTTACCTTCTTCTGCCCTATCTGCTGCTGATTGTAAACCTGGTTTTTTTCACCCTGAGTTGTGTAACTGACCCTG GTACTGTAACAAAAGCAAACGAATTATCGTTTCTTCAAGTCTATGAATTCAGCGAAGCCATGTTCCCAAAGAACAGGAGGTGCTCTACTTGTGGCGTGCGGAAACCAGCGCGGTCCAAGCACTGCA GTGTGTGTAACTGGTGTGTCCACCGCTTTGACCATCACTGTGTTTGGGTGAACAACTGCATTGGGGCCTGGAATGCCAAGTACTTCTTCATCTACCTCCTGACTTTGACAGCATCAGCAGCCGCCATGGCCACTGTGAGCGCCGTGTTTCTGGTCCAGTTGGTGATGGTGTCGGACTTGTACCTGGGGACTTACGTTGATGACCTTGGACACTCCCAGGCTATTGACACTGTTTTTCTTGTTCAG TACCTGTTCCTGACCTTCCCAAGGATTGTCTTCTTGCTGGGCTTCGTCCTGGTGCTGAGCTTCCTCCTGGGCGGCTTTCTGTGCTTTGCTCTCTACCTGGCTGCCACCAACCAGACTACGAACGAGTGGTACAGAGGTGACCGTGCCTGGTGCCAGCAGTGTCCCCATGTGGCTGGGGCCCGGTCAGCAGAGCCCCCAGTCCACAGGAACATTTACTCCCACGGGCTTTGGAGCAACCTCAGGGAGATCTTTCTACCTGCTACTGCACAttatgagagaaagaagaaatga
- the ZDHHC4 gene encoding palmitoyltransferase ZDHHC4 isoform X3, with protein MLEGGMPELPAENYLNKRNIPRMDFLILFLFYVALVLIGGVMTCICSKTQYLKGLVKGGAQAFSYMIPGCLQRAMLGLLHYLFHTRNYAFVILHLILQGLVYTEYTCEIFGYCQELDFSMCYLLLPYLLLIVNLVFFTLSCVTDPGTVTKANELSFLQVYEFSEAMFPKNRRCSTCGVRKPARSKHCTSAAAMATVSAVFLVQLVMVSDLYLGTYVDDLGHSQAIDTVFLVQYLFLTFPRIVFLLGFVLVLSFLLGGFLCFALYLAATNQTTNEWYRGDRAWCQQCPHVAGARSAEPPVHRNIYSHGLWSNLREIFLPATAHYERKKK; from the exons ATGTTGGAAGGAGGAATGCCAGAGCTGCCTGCTGAGAATTACCTAAACAAGAGGAATAT CCCCAGGATGGACTTTCTGATTCTCTTCTTGTTCTATGTGGCTTTAGTGCTGATTGGTGGCGTTATGACCTGCATCTGCTCAAAAACCCAATACCTGAAAGGCCTGGTCAAGGGAGGTGCACAG GCATTTTCCTATATGATTCCAGGATGCCTTCAGAGAGCCATGCTAGGATTGCTTCATTACCTCTTTCATACACG AAACTACGCCTTCGTCATCCTGCACCTCATCTTGCAAGGACTGGTTTATACAGAATACACCTGCGAAATATTTGGCTACTGTCAAGAGCTGGACTTCTCTATGTGTTACCTTCTTCTGCCCTATCTGCTGCTGATTGTAAACCTGGTTTTTTTCACCCTGAGTTGTGTAACTGACCCTG GTACTGTAACAAAAGCAAACGAATTATCGTTTCTTCAAGTCTATGAATTCAGCGAAGCCATGTTCCCAAAGAACAGGAGGTGCTCTACTTGTGGCGTGCGGAAACCAGCGCGGTCCAAGCACTGCA CATCAGCAGCCGCCATGGCCACTGTGAGCGCCGTGTTTCTGGTCCAGTTGGTGATGGTGTCGGACTTGTACCTGGGGACTTACGTTGATGACCTTGGACACTCCCAGGCTATTGACACTGTTTTTCTTGTTCAG TACCTGTTCCTGACCTTCCCAAGGATTGTCTTCTTGCTGGGCTTCGTCCTGGTGCTGAGCTTCCTCCTGGGCGGCTTTCTGTGCTTTGCTCTCTACCTGGCTGCCACCAACCAGACTACGAACGAGTGGTACAGAGGTGACCGTGCCTGGTGCCAGCAGTGTCCCCATGTGGCTGGGGCCCGGTCAGCAGAGCCCCCAGTCCACAGGAACATTTACTCCCACGGGCTTTGGAGCAACCTCAGGGAGATCTTTCTACCTGCTACTGCACAttatgagagaaagaagaaatga
- the ZDHHC4 gene encoding palmitoyltransferase ZDHHC4 isoform X2: MDFLILFLFYVALVLIGGVMTCICSKTQYLKGLVKGGAQAFSYMIPGCLQRAMLGLLHYLFHTRNYAFVILHLILQGLVYTEYTCEIFGYCQELDFSMCYLLLPYLLLIVNLVFFTLSCVTDPGTVTKANELSFLQVYEFSEAMFPKNRRCSTCGVRKPARSKHCSVCNWCVHRFDHHCVWVNNCIGAWNAKYFFIYLLTLTASAAAMATVSAVFLVQLVMVSDLYLGTYVDDLGHSQAIDTVFLVQYLFLTFPRIVFLLGFVLVLSFLLGGFLCFALYLAATNQTTNEWYRGDRAWCQQCPHVAGARSAEPPVHRNIYSHGLWSNLREIFLPATAHYERKKK, from the exons ATGGACTTTCTGATTCTCTTCTTGTTCTATGTGGCTTTAGTGCTGATTGGTGGCGTTATGACCTGCATCTGCTCAAAAACCCAATACCTGAAAGGCCTGGTCAAGGGAGGTGCACAG GCATTTTCCTATATGATTCCAGGATGCCTTCAGAGAGCCATGCTAGGATTGCTTCATTACCTCTTTCATACACG AAACTACGCCTTCGTCATCCTGCACCTCATCTTGCAAGGACTGGTTTATACAGAATACACCTGCGAAATATTTGGCTACTGTCAAGAGCTGGACTTCTCTATGTGTTACCTTCTTCTGCCCTATCTGCTGCTGATTGTAAACCTGGTTTTTTTCACCCTGAGTTGTGTAACTGACCCTG GTACTGTAACAAAAGCAAACGAATTATCGTTTCTTCAAGTCTATGAATTCAGCGAAGCCATGTTCCCAAAGAACAGGAGGTGCTCTACTTGTGGCGTGCGGAAACCAGCGCGGTCCAAGCACTGCA GTGTGTGTAACTGGTGTGTCCACCGCTTTGACCATCACTGTGTTTGGGTGAACAACTGCATTGGGGCCTGGAATGCCAAGTACTTCTTCATCTACCTCCTGACTTTGACAGCATCAGCAGCCGCCATGGCCACTGTGAGCGCCGTGTTTCTGGTCCAGTTGGTGATGGTGTCGGACTTGTACCTGGGGACTTACGTTGATGACCTTGGACACTCCCAGGCTATTGACACTGTTTTTCTTGTTCAG TACCTGTTCCTGACCTTCCCAAGGATTGTCTTCTTGCTGGGCTTCGTCCTGGTGCTGAGCTTCCTCCTGGGCGGCTTTCTGTGCTTTGCTCTCTACCTGGCTGCCACCAACCAGACTACGAACGAGTGGTACAGAGGTGACCGTGCCTGGTGCCAGCAGTGTCCCCATGTGGCTGGGGCCCGGTCAGCAGAGCCCCCAGTCCACAGGAACATTTACTCCCACGGGCTTTGGAGCAACCTCAGGGAGATCTTTCTACCTGCTACTGCACAttatgagagaaagaagaaatga
- the ZDHHC4 gene encoding palmitoyltransferase ZDHHC4 isoform X4, which translates to MTCICSKTQYLKGLVKGGAQAFSYMIPGCLQRAMLGLLHYLFHTRNYAFVILHLILQGLVYTEYTCEIFGYCQELDFSMCYLLLPYLLLIVNLVFFTLSCVTDPGTVTKANELSFLQVYEFSEAMFPKNRRCSTCGVRKPARSKHCSVCNWCVHRFDHHCVWVNNCIGAWNAKYFFIYLLTLTASAAAMATVSAVFLVQLVMVSDLYLGTYVDDLGHSQAIDTVFLVQYLFLTFPRIVFLLGFVLVLSFLLGGFLCFALYLAATNQTTNEWYRGDRAWCQQCPHVAGARSAEPPVHRNIYSHGLWSNLREIFLPATAHYERKKK; encoded by the exons ATGACCTGCATCTGCTCAAAAACCCAATACCTGAAAGGCCTGGTCAAGGGAGGTGCACAG GCATTTTCCTATATGATTCCAGGATGCCTTCAGAGAGCCATGCTAGGATTGCTTCATTACCTCTTTCATACACG AAACTACGCCTTCGTCATCCTGCACCTCATCTTGCAAGGACTGGTTTATACAGAATACACCTGCGAAATATTTGGCTACTGTCAAGAGCTGGACTTCTCTATGTGTTACCTTCTTCTGCCCTATCTGCTGCTGATTGTAAACCTGGTTTTTTTCACCCTGAGTTGTGTAACTGACCCTG GTACTGTAACAAAAGCAAACGAATTATCGTTTCTTCAAGTCTATGAATTCAGCGAAGCCATGTTCCCAAAGAACAGGAGGTGCTCTACTTGTGGCGTGCGGAAACCAGCGCGGTCCAAGCACTGCA GTGTGTGTAACTGGTGTGTCCACCGCTTTGACCATCACTGTGTTTGGGTGAACAACTGCATTGGGGCCTGGAATGCCAAGTACTTCTTCATCTACCTCCTGACTTTGACAGCATCAGCAGCCGCCATGGCCACTGTGAGCGCCGTGTTTCTGGTCCAGTTGGTGATGGTGTCGGACTTGTACCTGGGGACTTACGTTGATGACCTTGGACACTCCCAGGCTATTGACACTGTTTTTCTTGTTCAG TACCTGTTCCTGACCTTCCCAAGGATTGTCTTCTTGCTGGGCTTCGTCCTGGTGCTGAGCTTCCTCCTGGGCGGCTTTCTGTGCTTTGCTCTCTACCTGGCTGCCACCAACCAGACTACGAACGAGTGGTACAGAGGTGACCGTGCCTGGTGCCAGCAGTGTCCCCATGTGGCTGGGGCCCGGTCAGCAGAGCCCCCAGTCCACAGGAACATTTACTCCCACGGGCTTTGGAGCAACCTCAGGGAGATCTTTCTACCTGCTACTGCACAttatgagagaaagaagaaatga